The DNA window CACAATTTCTAAACTTCAAGTGGTGCTAAGCTACTGAGTAGTGACCATGGAAGATCTATTAAATCCACTGCCCGACTGCCCTGTTgccattgaaaaaaaaagaatggcaCAGTGAACGAAGACAATAATTCATCAGGTTCACCCAAATGACGTTGGTAGAAATACTAGTAGTTAAACTAAACAATCTACTAGACAATACAATAATCTCATAGTTTATCAGTACAAAGGATTGGGACCTTacttgagataccaaatccCTCAGCATCTGCACTTCGTTGCGAGCCTCCGCCTCGAACCGCCCCGACATCGCCTGGAACTCCTCCATCTCCTTCCTCTTGGCCTCGTAGAAGCGGtcccactcctcctccctccgctccgcctcctcgATCTCTCCCCTCACCGAGCTGGGTGACCGCGCACAATTCGAGCAATTCAGAGAGTGGAGACACCGATGCGGGGAAATTTTCGTAAACGAGAGGGGAAGGGTttgggggggtgggggtgggagggaggaggagctgctcgCTTGCCTGAGGTCGCGGGCAATGGCGACGCGGCGGGCCCGGGCGGCGTCGATGTCGGCGCGggaggcgagggcgcgggaggcgaggtcggcggcgtggcgctccaggaggaggcggcggcgctcgaaACGGCGGGCGGAGGCGAGCTTGGCGTCAAGGAGGCGTGACCTCTCTGCCTGGAGCTCCTTCTCGGCCTGCGTGGGGTGGGGAGGAAGCGCGGCGGTTAGGCCTGGTCTGCTAGGGTTTGGGGGGACAGAGATGATGGGGGAAGGGGAGAGACGTGGAGCAGCGAGAGGCGGTGGTTGCGGGCTTCCTCCATCTGCCGGACGCGCTCCTCGAAGGCGGCCGAGAGCTCCATCGCGCgctcacctccgccgccggtgagggcTGAGGggatcgccgccgacgtgggacctggggggggggggggtttggTTGGGCGGGAAAAATCAGCGCCGTAACTACTCTGCGCACAAATTGCGGGTCCACGGCCCACAGTGGCTAGCTTTATGTAATCGACATTCACGGCCCAATGTGGCTGGGCCGTTCGCGCGCCTCATGGGTGAGACGTTGCGATGCAGCACAAAGGTACTCCATAAGGAAAAAAGTCCACCTCTCGTCTCTCATGTAGCAGTCGAATTTCATTTATATCACTCGACCGCAAAACCAGACAAATGACATCCCTTAACTATTAAAACCGGTACAAAACAAGACCCTCCATAACAGCCTAGTACTTGCTGTCTAATTTAAGTTCCAAGACACTTAGCTAGTCTGGGCCTAATCAGGCCACCCCTAATCTAAAACTTTAAGCCCATTGTTTGGTGCTCGGGATCCATGTACCCCACAATTAGTGGTGGGTAGGAAAAGAGCGGACCGAGAGACTAAACTGAGAAGACCGAAACTGATAAATTCGATCCTAAGCAGTGATCGGACGAAATTATTCGATCAATTCGGTTAGTCTCCTTGGATAACAAAAAAACCgaatcaacaaaaaaagagCCCGAATGCAACTGTCCACTAAGTTCAATAGGATTAAACACCTTCTAGGCATGACACCCAATAAGAGTCTTTGCTTGGACATGCTTGcaaatttattatgatttttgtgCTGAAAATTTCTACGATCTCTTTGCATATATGAAGTTATTGTTGAATTTTGATCATGATCAAGACTGAGACTGAAAAGATGAAGAACGAATTATTCGGTCCTCATTGTTTCTTAAGATCAATCGATACTGAGTTTCTAGAGACCGAAATTTAGTTGAAGACCGAAGACCGAGACCAAATTAACCAAAATGACTAAATGTCCCCCCTTATCCACACCTCTTAGTTCTTATTGAGTTGTACTTGAATCTTCTTGTTAGATGAAATTCTGAGTGCTTGTCGGCTGCATCCAAGCCTAGAGTTTGAGCAAAAACCTAAACTGATCTAGATTTGACTTGGGCCCGAGTTATGTACTTGGATAGTTATTCTTCAAGAAGTCGCTAAGAAAATTGAATTAACcctaaattaactttatagCATGTTGGATTGTTGGGCCATGGGTCATGCCAATCAAGACCCGCGCAACACTCTCCGAGTATGGATCATGACAACACATGTCAAGGCCTTAAATAACGAGCAAAAGGCAAAATGTTGCCCCCATATCCTCCTTTAGCAATTGTCTCTCCTTAATCTCAAATCTCTCACCATTACAATGTCATCTACCAGCGAATCTATGCCACTCTCCAACCACACTCAAGCATGGGCGACATATATGGCAACAAAAGAGAAGCTTTTGAAGGCTATAGAAGAGGGAGTCCTACCACAACGGGAGCTCATCAGATGGAGGACCGTCATCggtgtcacgcctagaaattcttTACACGAATTTTCGAACattattgtgtattaaaatccccaCCCAAGACCAGCCGGGGTACACcaatagacaatgttgattacatcaccaatagttcttaaaaacaacaataaatggTAATTATAGTCTAACGACATGCAGTGGAAAGTAAAAAAAGGGCTTCTGGCTCCAGCGTAGCTTGGCTCTACTTCACAGGCAACACCTTGACGGCGGACAAGCATTAAACCTTAGAATCGCCTCCATCTAAACAGTACTCTacctctgaagggggaaacacaaggctgagtacaaccacgtactcaacaagcagcacagTAAAGGagaaataaatgaatgcaAGTACAGTTCAAGGagaggctagggttagttgcacaaAAACAGCAATTTAAGTAAAACAGAGATTTAAATAGAATAATaggatttaaataaataaataaaacaattaaataaagcatcaACACACttttcaacgttacaccacgttgcaacaggcccaacccctactcaacgttacaccacgttgcagtaggcCCAAGTGAAAGctagtttactcaagttattagcggttcaactaatcacagtaaATCTGGAAGTCCGCtcataaccgtgggcacgactattcgaatagattatactatgatcagaggtgtactactatacccacaagacacgactccactgcacttgaacgtgcgccgatgTACCACCATCACATACCAGAAAGGAGGCCGTGacaggacccgtcacataactatccttatttaatcgtaccgcacttcaggtttcaccccctccttttgttaacaccaaaatttggtaaatttccgtattggatTCAGATAAGGAAAGAtgcaatcgccgatagaaaatcttatccacGAGAAGCCGAATTCgagaaggaatcgtgaagacccaAGGCTTGGTGGCgcaaatttattaattagagttagttatgacttttattttatctctaagggagttagagtccaatcgggacttgtgtgttagagatagaatctatctaggagtttgttatttctttttatctattagaagttgtatgtcgtgtccaacacggtcTAGCCTtaacccgagggtataaatatgtatgcccgggctCATTGTTTTTGATCGAccaatcaattagatcaacttctttcgatgcaaaaaaaacaatgacctAATTGATTGGTCGATCAAAAACAATGatcccgggcatacatatttatacactCGGGGTGGCTAGATTGTGTTGGACATGACATACaacttctaatagataaaaagaaataacaaactcctagatagattctatctctaacacacaagtcccgattggactctaactcccttggagataaaataaaagtcacaactaactctaattaataaatttgcaccgccaagccttgggtcttcacgattccttcttgAGTTCGGCTTCTTgtggataagattttctatcggcgattgcacctttccttatccaaatccaatacggaaatttaccaaattttggtgttaacacatgccccccagttttgaagtatgagaactcatgcttcaaaattatcttctGTGCTCCGGCTTTGGCGACTCTAAAAATCCTCTTCTTTTCATGATCGGCTTTCATGAACC is part of the Oryza brachyantha chromosome 2, ObraRS2, whole genome shotgun sequence genome and encodes:
- the LOC121053459 gene encoding uncharacterized protein LOC121053459; this translates as MELSAAFEERVRQMEEARNHRLSLLHVSPLPPSSLSVRGEIEEAERREEEWDRFYEAKRKEMEEFQAMSGRFEAEARNEVQMLRDLVSQLKSTLQQHHGGVMYLNNAEITAAEARKSDLMVKKAKLDESLSSASQFRALLQQQLQKAFASQVGDQKAAQTTI